From the genome of Lawsonella clevelandensis, one region includes:
- the sucC gene encoding ADP-forming succinate--CoA ligase subunit beta, protein MPRQSMLLFAQIPRRLLDKRLATAAITKVRTSCRIGLAYLRARSDGRMDLYEHQAKELFDRYGVPTLRGTVVTTPEEAAAAAESMDLPVVVKAQVKVGGRGKAGGVKLARTKEDVVAHAEAILGMDIKGHTVHKVLIDPGVDIAEEYYMSFLIDRSNRSYLAMCSVAGGMDIETVAKEQPEALAKIAIDPDEGVDLAHAREIAAQGHLPADILDAAAATIEKLYRVFDGADASLVEVNPMVRTGDGRVLAIDGKVTLDDNSEGRQQDLFAEYRDNSTADPHELAAKEVGLNYVKLDGTVGIIGNGAGLVMSTLDVVAYAGEAYDNVRPANFLDIGGGASAAVMEAGLRIIMEDPQVEAVFVNVFGGITSCIEVANGILQALGQLGDSLTKPLVVRLDGNDVAPAREILDNAQHPLITTAGDMDEGAATVARITASRLGQLDAKK, encoded by the coding sequence ATGCCTCGCCAAAGCATGCTGCTATTCGCTCAGATTCCTCGTAGACTTCTAGACAAGCGCCTTGCAACGGCTGCGATCACTAAGGTACGGACTAGTTGCCGCATCGGCCTGGCCTACCTTCGAGCGAGAAGCGATGGACGGATGGACCTTTACGAGCATCAAGCCAAAGAACTCTTTGACCGATACGGAGTTCCTACTCTCCGCGGCACCGTAGTAACCACCCCCGAAGAAGCCGCTGCAGCGGCCGAATCTATGGACCTCCCGGTTGTCGTCAAAGCCCAAGTGAAAGTCGGTGGGCGCGGCAAAGCTGGGGGTGTGAAGCTCGCCCGAACAAAAGAGGACGTCGTTGCCCATGCAGAAGCGATCCTCGGCATGGATATTAAAGGACACACCGTCCACAAAGTACTTATCGATCCCGGCGTCGATATCGCGGAGGAATACTACATGTCCTTCCTCATCGACCGCTCCAACCGCTCCTACCTCGCCATGTGCTCTGTAGCAGGCGGTATGGATATAGAAACTGTTGCAAAAGAACAGCCAGAGGCACTTGCCAAGATAGCGATCGACCCGGATGAAGGTGTCGACCTCGCGCATGCCCGTGAAATTGCCGCACAAGGCCACCTCCCCGCCGACATTCTCGACGCCGCTGCTGCCACCATTGAAAAGCTCTACCGGGTCTTCGACGGCGCAGACGCTAGCTTAGTAGAAGTGAACCCCATGGTACGGACAGGTGACGGACGGGTCCTCGCCATCGACGGAAAAGTCACCCTCGATGACAACTCTGAAGGCCGCCAGCAAGATCTCTTCGCTGAATACCGGGACAACTCCACTGCAGATCCCCATGAACTAGCCGCCAAAGAGGTGGGACTTAACTACGTCAAACTCGACGGAACCGTCGGCATTATCGGTAATGGAGCCGGCCTCGTTATGTCGACCCTAGACGTCGTCGCATATGCAGGCGAAGCCTACGACAATGTGCGACCTGCGAACTTCCTCGACATTGGGGGTGGTGCATCCGCTGCCGTGATGGAGGCGGGACTTCGTATCATCATGGAAGACCCCCAGGTAGAAGCCGTCTTCGTCAACGTCTTTGGTGGTATCACCTCCTGCATCGAAGTCGCCAACGGTATCCTCCAGGCGCTGGGACAATTGGGAGACAGCCTCACTAAACCTCTGGTTGTGCGACTCGACGGCAACGACGTCGCACCCGCTCGCGAGATCCTCGACAATGCCCAGCACCCTCTCATTACCACGGCTGGAGACATGGATGAAGGTGCCGCCACTGTAGCGCGCATTACCGCCAGCCGCCTCGGCCAACTCGACGCAAAGAAGTAG
- the sucD gene encoding succinate--CoA ligase subunit alpha, whose product MSIFVNKDSRIVVQGMTGREGMKHTTRMLAAGTNIVAGVNPRKAGTSVHFDNVDKDVPVFGTVREAMEATGANVSVIFVPALYAKGAMVEAIDAEIPVLVTITEGIPVHDAAAAWAHNVDHGQKTHMIGPNCPGIVTPGETNIGITPDGITNPGSIGLVSKSGTLTYQLMAEVAEIGISTALGIGGDPIPGTTHIDALQAFQDDPDTELIVMIGEIGGDAEEKAAEYIKEHITKPVIGYVAGFTAPEGKTMGHAGAIVSGSSGTAQAKKDALEAAGVQVGKTPSETARLAREAYANLHNG is encoded by the coding sequence ATGTCTATCTTCGTCAACAAAGACAGCCGCATCGTCGTCCAGGGTATGACTGGGCGGGAAGGTATGAAGCACACTACCCGTATGCTGGCTGCCGGCACCAACATTGTCGCCGGCGTCAACCCCCGCAAAGCCGGAACTAGCGTCCACTTCGACAATGTCGACAAAGATGTGCCTGTGTTTGGCACAGTGAGAGAAGCAATGGAGGCGACGGGTGCCAACGTGTCCGTCATCTTCGTGCCAGCCCTCTACGCCAAGGGCGCGATGGTGGAAGCCATCGATGCAGAGATCCCCGTTCTCGTCACCATCACGGAAGGGATTCCTGTCCACGACGCTGCTGCAGCCTGGGCACACAATGTTGACCACGGCCAGAAGACCCACATGATCGGCCCCAACTGCCCCGGCATTGTTACCCCCGGAGAGACCAACATTGGTATTACCCCAGATGGTATTACCAACCCAGGCTCCATCGGCCTAGTGTCGAAGTCGGGCACATTGACCTACCAACTGATGGCGGAAGTAGCGGAAATCGGTATTTCTACCGCTTTGGGAATTGGTGGCGATCCCATCCCCGGAACGACTCACATTGACGCCTTGCAAGCATTCCAAGACGATCCCGACACAGAACTCATCGTGATGATCGGTGAGATCGGCGGTGACGCTGAAGAGAAGGCTGCCGAGTACATCAAAGAACACATTACGAAGCCGGTTATCGGCTACGTGGCTGGCTTCACCGCCCCCGAAGGAAAGACCATGGGCCACGCCGGAGCTATTGTGTCCGGCTCCTCCGGTACAGCGCAGGCTAAGAAGGATGCTCTCGAAGCTGCTGGCGTACAAGTTGGTAAAACTCCCTCAGAGACCGCCCGTCTGGCACGCGAAGCTTACGCAAACCTGCATAATGGGTAG